The following is a genomic window from Deinococcus sp. Leaf326.
CCAGTTCCGGTCGCGCACGGCTCCGATCAGGCGCTCCATCACCGGGTCCACCTCGGCGTCGGTCAGGGTCTTCTCACCCCGGAAGACCAGGCGCACGGCCACGCTGCGCCGGCCCTCGCCCACCTGCTCGCCCTGGTACACATCGAACGGCTCCACGCTTTCGAGCAGCCCGCCCGCCTCGGCGCGCAGCAGGGCGGCCAGTTCGCCGTAGCTGACTTCCAGCGGCAGGGTCACGGCGAGGTCGCGCCACGCGGCCGGCGCGCGGCTGGGATCGCGGAAGGCCCACTCGCGTTCCGGTAGCGGCAGTGAGACTTCCAGCACGAAGGTGTCGCCCCCCAGACCGAACGCCTGCGCGGTCTCGGGGTGTAGGGCGCCCAGAAAGCCGACCGCCTGCCCGTTCCAAACAACCTCGCCCGCGATGCCGGGGTGCAGGGCGGCGGGGACGGCTTCGCCCCGCAACTGCCGCAGCTCGAAGGCCGCGCCCCGGCTGGCCGCGAAGCCTGCCACCAGCCCGGTGAAGACCCGCAGGCCCCCTGCCACGCCCGGCTGGTCGGTTTTGGGCGCCAGCGGGCCGCGCATGAGCAGGCCTAGGCGCTCGGCCTCGCCGCTGGCCGGGAACACCCGCCCCAGCTCGAACAGCAGCGTCCGCTCGCCTGTGGGGTGGCCCTGCGCCGCTTTGAGCAGGCTCGGGTACAGCGCCGTGCGCAGACTGGTGCGGTCGGCGGTCAGGGGGTTGCGCAGACGCACGCCCGGCGCCTCGGTGCGTGCTCGGGCGGCCTCCTCGTCACTGGTGAAGGTGTAGGTCACGACCTCCTGGAAGCCCAGACCCGACAGGGCGCGGCGAAGGGCCGTGCGCGCGGTGTTCGCCGCCGACGCGCCGACATTGCTGTCGTGGACCCGCAGGCCCGGCAGCGTCTCGGGGAGCTCGGCGTAGCCGTGCAGGCGGGCCACTTCCTCGGCGAGGTCCTGCCAGATCGCCATGTCCACCCGCCAGGAGGGCGGCGTGACGGTGAGGGTATCGCCCTCGCCCGCCACCTCGGCACCCAGGCGGGTGAGGAGAGCGCGCATCTCGGCGGTGTCGACGTGCATCCCCAGCAGCGCGCGGATCTGGTCGCCGGTCGCGTTGATCTGGCCCGGAAGTTCCGGCTTGCCGACGACCGTCATGCCGCCCTCGGGCGCGCCACCGCCGTACTCGGCGAGCAGCCCGGCCACCCGGCACGCGGCGCGCGGCGCGAGCAGCGGGTCCACGCCGCGCTCGTAGCGGTACACGGCGTCGGTCTTGAGACCCAGGCGGGTCGAGGTGCGCCGCAGCAGCACGGGGTCAAAGTGCGCCGACTCGATCACCACGTCCGCCGTATCGGCCCGCACGTGCCCGTGGTCGCCGCCCACGATGCCCGCGATGCCTAGCACGTGCACGCCTGCCTTCGGCTCCCCCGCCGACGCGAAGGCCTCGGCGACGGTCGGCAGGCTGCCCGCTGCGCCGTCGAGAATCAGGAGGTCCTCGGGGCCAGTCTCGTGCGTCTTGCCCAGCAGGTCTTTGACCCGCTCGCCCTGACGCAGCCCGAAGGCCACCATGATCTGGTCGCCCGCGACGTCACGGCGGTCATACAGCGCGGTCGGCTGCCCGAGTTCGAGCATCACGTAGTTGCTCGTGTCCACGATCAGGTCGATGGAGCGCATCCCGCTCAGGGTCAGGCGGCGCTGCATCCACAGCGGGGCGGGACCGTTGTGCACGCCGCTCACCGCACGTGCGGCGAAGTGGTCGCAGCCGAAACGCAGCTTGCGCGAGGGGTCGCGCTCGAGCACGAGGCCCCGCGGCGGCAGGGTCACGCGGACCTGGCCCTCGCCCTGGGCCGGTGCTCCGGCGGGCGGCTCACGCAATTCCAGGTTCAGGAAGGCGGCGAGGTCGCGCGCCAGCCCCAGGGCACTCAGGACGTCGGCGCGGTTGGGCGTGACCTCCACGTCCAGCACGGCGTCGGCACTCCACAGTTCGCGCATGGGCGTGCCGGGGGTGGCCGTGCCGGCGGGGAACAGCAGCAGCCCCGCGCTCGCCTCGCCGATGCCGAGCTCCTTGGCGCTCGCGGCCATGCCCCACGACGCCACGCCCTGCAACGGGCGCACGCCGTACTCGACGCCGCCCAGCGTGGTGCCGGGGGTCACGAGGGCCAGCATGGTGCCGGCCGCGAGGCCCACCGCGTTCGGCGCGCCGCTGGCGATGACCCGCTCGCCGTGTTCGCCTACATCCAGAGTCAGGCGCGTCAGGGCCGTGCCTTCGATGGGCGAGGCCTCCGTCACAGCGACGAGCAGGACCCCGGCGGGCGGCGCGGGCACCTCCTCGACGCCCTCCAGGGGCAGGCCGAGGCCGGCGAGAATGGGTTCGAGCTCATGAACGGGCGGCAGGCCCGGCACGAGGTCCTTGAGCCAGGAATAGGGCAGTTTCATAGAGTCTCCAGCAGGCCGCGCACAGCGGGGCGGATTGTTTCGGGCAGCAGGTTCACGGCGTCTAGGCGCTCCAGCGCCACCCACTGCGGGTCGTAGCGGTTTTCGTCGCTCTGGCGGATGCCCTCGGGGCCGTCGCCCAGGCGCATCTCGCCCGAGACGGCCGATACGCGGAAGTAGTGCTCGCGGCTGCCCAGGGTCTCCAGCACGGCGAGTTCTTCCTCGACCGTCACCACGAGGTTCACCTCTTCGAGCATCTCGCGGGCGCAGGCCTGCGCGGGCGTCTCGCCGGCCTCAATCCCCCCGCCGGGCAGGGTGGCGTAGGCGCGTCCCGCCTTGCGCCGCAGCATGAGCAGCACCTCGCCGGGCCGGGTCAGGATGCCCACGGCACGTTCTCTGCCGGTCGTGGTTTCGGGGACGCTCACGGGGTCACGCCGTCCAGCAGCCAGCTCACGGCCGCCTGCGCGTGCAGGGCCGTCGTGTCGAAGGTGGGCACGGGCGAGTCCTGCGGTCCCACCAGCAGAGGAATCTCGGTGCAGCCCAGGATGATGCCCTGCGCGCCGCGCGCCGCCAGACCCTCCATAACGGCGCGGTAGCCCTCGCGGGCCTCGGGCCGGATGTCGTTGCGGCACAGCTCGTCGAAGATGACGCGGTGGACCTCGGCGCGCTCGGCCGCCTCGGGCACGATGGTTTCGATGCCGAAGCGCTCCTGGAGGCGGTCCTTGTAGAAGGGCTGTTCCATCGTGAAGGCGGTGGCGATGAGGCCCACCCGCTCCACACCCGCCGCCTTCAGGGCCGTGCCCGTGCTGTCCACGATGTGGAGCAGCGGAATGTCGAGCATGTCCGCGATCTGCGGCGCGACGAGGTGCATGGTGTTCGTGGCAATGAGCATGGCTCCGGCTCCGGCATCCTGGAGGCGACGGGCGGCCCCGCCCAGCAGTTCGGCGGCCTCGTCCCAGGCGCCCGCCTTCTGCAGTGCGACGACCTGCGCGAAGTCGAAGGAGTGCAGCAGCAGCGGTGCCGAGTGCAGGCCGCCCTCACGATCGGCGTAGGCCGTGTTGATCTGGCGGTAGTACTCGGCCGTGCTGGTCCAACTCATGCCGCCGAGAATGCCGAGGGTCCGTTGGGGAAGATGGGTCATGCTGATTCTCCGTATACGCGGTGATAAAGGTTGTTCAACACCGGCAGAACTTTTTCGGCTAGAAGCAAGCCCAGGCCGTGAACGTCCTGGTCCTGGATGTCTTGGATGAGCCGCCGCAAGGACTCGGCATCGTCATTTAGACTGCCGACGCCGTAGGTCACGGGTTCCTTCGTCACGTCATACAGTTCATCGGCGTCCAGAATCGTCCAGTACATATCGTCCTGGCCCGGTAATGAGAGCGAGAATCTTCGGACGTCCGCCGCGATCATCTCCAGGGCCAGCGCCAGTTCTTCAGGTTGAAGCATGCCCTCATTCACCCCAGTTCCCCCCGGAACTGCCCCAGCACGCGCGGGTCGTTGGCGTAGAAGTAGCGGATGTCGGGAATGCCGTACTTGAGCATGGCGATGCGCTCCGGCCCCAGCCCGAAGGCGAAGCCCGTCTTGCCCTCGTAGATGCGCAGCTTGCCCTCGGCCTCGCGCAGGTCGTCCACGGCCTTGAAGACATTGGGGTGCACCATGCCGCAGCCGCCCAGCTCCAGCCATTTGCTCTCGCCCCGCGGGTTTTCCCACCACACGGCAAAGTCCGCGCCCGGCTCCACGAAGGGGTAGTAGCTCGGCTGAAAGCGTACCCGCGCCGAAGGACCGTACAGCCCGCGCGCCATCTCGGCGATGGTGCCCTTGAGATCGGCCATGCTGATGCCGTCGCCCACGACCAGGCCTTCGAGCTGGTGGAACATCGCCTCGTGGGTGGCGTCGGTCGCCTCGTAGCGGTACACCTTGCCGCGCACCACGATTTTCAGGTCCGGCTCATGGTCCACCATGTAGCGGATCTGCATGGGGCTGGTGTGCGTGCGCAGCAGGCGGCCGTCTTCGAGCCAGAAGGTGTCCTGAAGGTCACGGGCAGGGTGGTACCACGGGACGTTCAGGGCCTCGAAGTTGTGGTGCTCGTCCTCGACCTCGGGGCCCTCCACGACCGCATAGCCCAAGCGCTCGTAGATGCCCAGCAGGTCGTCGTACACCCGGTTGATGGGGTGCAGGCCGCCGGTCGGCAGTCCCAGGCCCGGCAACGTCACGTCCACCGCCTCGGACGCCAGACGGGCGTCCAACGCTTCACGCTTGAGGATCACCTCGCGCTCGTCCAGGGCGGTCTGCAAGGCCGCGCGCACCGCGTTGATCTCGGCGCCGCGCGCCTTGCGCTCCTCGGGGGGCAGCTTGCCCAGACTGCCGAGTTCTTTGGTCACCAGCCCGCTCTTGCCCACGTACTTCGTCTTGACGGCCTGCAAGGCCTCCAGGGTGGTGGCCCCGGCGATCTCGTTCAGTGCGGTTTCCTGCATATGTCTCTCCTGTGCGAATCTGCGCCGGACGTTTCATGACCCGGCCAAAAGAAAACCCCCGCCGCGCAACAGGTGCGGGCGGGGCCAAGCGCGGCTGACCACGGTTCCAGGTGAACACTTCAGGTCAGCGCGGCCCCGCTCCAGGTAAACGGCGAAGGTGTACCGGGGCGGGGCGTCATGTCACGCAGCGTAGCAGACCGCCCGGCCGCTGCCCCCTGACCGGCGTTCCGGCTTCCCGGACAGCGGGTCAGGCCCCCTCAGGGCCCCTCGCGCGGCGGCAGGGCGGCGGCCCCGAACCAGAAGGCCTCGAAGGACCTGATGACCTCGACGAACTCGCCGACCGTCACCGGCTTGGGAATATAGGCGTTGGCATGCAGGTTGTAGCTGCGCCAGATGTCGCTCTCGGCGCGCGAGGTGGTCAGGACGATCACCGGAATACGGCGCAGCGCCTCGTCCTCCTTCAGGATGTCGAGCGCCTCGAGGCCGCTCATACGCGGCATGTTCAGGTCCATCAGGACCACATCGGGCGCCGGCGCTCCTGCGTAGGCGCCCTCGCGGCGCAGGAAGGCCAGCGCCTCGACGCCGTCGCGGGCCACGTGCAGGCGGTGGAGAAAATCGGCCTCGCCGAAGGCCTCCTCGGTCAGCAGGATGTCGGCCGGGTTGTCCTCGACCAGCAGGATCTCAATAGCTCTCATGGGGCAGGTCTCCGAGGGGCGCCGCGCCCGCGGGGGCGTCGGGCAGGCTGAACGAGAAGATACTGCCTTCACCCGGCACGCTGTCCACCCAGACCTCGCCGCCGTGGTGCTCGGCCGCGCTGCGCGTCACCGCCAGCCCGATGCCGCTGCCCTCGTAGGCGTCGTTGGCGTGCAGACGCTCGAAGACCCCGAAGATCCGCCCGAAATACTGGGCCTCAATGCCGATGCCGTTGTCGGACACCGACACCACCCAGCGCCCGGCCTCGCGCCTTGCCCCCACCGTCACGTGCGGGGTCCGGCCGGGCGCCCGGAACTTCAGGGCATTGGTGAGCAGGTTCAGGACCATATGGCGCAGAAGTTCGGCGTTGCCCTGCACGGTCGGCAGCGGCCCGACCTCTATTACGGCGCCCGTCTCCGCGACCTTGGTGCCCAGGTCGGCCACGATCTGCGCGCTCAGCTCGGCCAGATCCACCGGGGCGCTGACCGGCTTGGCGCTGCGCACGCGCGAAAAGGCCAGCAGGTCCTGGATGAGGTTTTTCAGGCGCTGCGTGGCCGAGATGGTAAAGGCGATGTACTGGTCGGCCCGCGCGTCGAGCTGGCCCCCGTAGCGCCGCGCGAGCAGTTCGGTGTAGCTGCCGATGGTCCGCAGCGGTTCTTGCAGGTCATGCGAGGCGACGTAGGCGAAGCGTTCGAGTTCGCGGTTGCTGCGCGACAGATTCACGTTGCTCTCGCGCAGGGCCTCGCCCGCCTCGGCCAGCGCCCGCTCGCGCTGCTGGACCGCCTGCGCCATGCGCCCGAACTGCCCACCCAGCACGTCGAGTTCCCGCACGCCGGTCCGGGCCAGGGGGCGGCCGTAGTTGCCGGCCGCCAGTTCGCCGGCGCCGCGCGTGAAGTCCTGCACGCCGCGCGACACGGTGCGGGCCGAACGCCGCGAGGCCCACAGCAGCAGCGCCGCGCACAGCAGGACGCCGGCCGGAGTGCCCCACTGCACTGCACGCAGGGTACGGCGGCTCTGGTCGAGGGCCGCCGCCAGGCGCTGGTTCTCGTTTTCGGCCATCAGGCCCAGCAGCTCGCGCGCCTGGGCCAGCTGCCGCCGCCCGAGGCCCTCGGCGACGAGCGCCGCCGCGCCGGCCAGCGACCGCCGCCGGGCCGTGATCTCCTGGGTGGCGGCTCCGGTGGCCCAGGCCCGCACCTCGGTATTCAGGAGGTCCAGGCTGCCGAGCTGCCGGGCCGTCGCTCCCTGCGTGCTTAGGCGCCCGACATCGCGCGTGAACGACACCTGCGCGCGGGCGTAGGGCTCCAGGTAGCTGTCGTCTCCTGTAATCACGAACCCGCGCTGGCTATTTTCCAGGTTCACGATGTCGCTCTCGAGCGAGCGGATCAGGTTCAGCCGGGCCTGGGAGGCCGTGACCTCCTGCACGCTGCGCCCGTTGACCCCCACGCCGTACAGCACCGCCGCCGCGAGCAGCACGAGCAGCAGCAGCGGGGCCAGCAGCGGCCGCAGGATCAGGCCCGAGAGTGTGGCGCCGTGCGGGGGGACGCCGGTGTCCGGTCCACCGGGCCCCGGCGCTCCGGGCGCCAGTCCGGACACCGCGGGCGCGGGGGGGGCGGACGTGGGCTGGGGCGCGGGCATGGCGGCCCCGATTGTAGGTCACCCCGGCAACCCAGCCGGCCGGCCGAAAGACGCGGGCGTGCGACCATAGACCTTATGGGCGAAGTACATGCGGAACCTTATCTCCTGGTGGTCGGCGTTTTGCTGATCGCCAGTCTGTTGGTCAGCCGACTGGGCGGGCGGCTCGGTATTCCAGGACTCTTGCTGTTTCTGGGTGTGGGAATGGTCGCGGGGTCCGACGGCCTGGGCATTCAATTTCACGACTACGCGCTGGCGCAGACACTGGGCATCGTGGCGCTGTGTTTCATTCTCTTTCAGGGCGGCCTGGACACGAGCTGGGCGCACACCCGCCCCGTGGTGCGCCGGGGCCTGAGCCTGGCGACCATCGGCGTGCTCGTCACGGCCGGGGTCATGGCGGGCTTCGTGCACCTCGTGTTCGGGTGGCCCTGGCTCACGTCCTGGCTGCTGGGCGCGGTGGTCAGTTCGACCGATGCCAGCGCGGTCTTCTCGGTCCTCAAGGAGCGGGCGCTGGGGCTCAAGGGCGACGTGGCCCCGCTGCTGGAATTCGAGTCGGGCGGCAACGACCCCATGGCCGTGTTCCTGACGGTCGGGCTGCTCGAACTCATCGGGCATCCGGGCATGGGCGTGCTGGAGATCGTGCCGCTGTTCCTGCGCGAAATGCTGCTGGGCGCGCTGCTGGGCGTGCTGCTGGGCCGCGCGGCGCTGTGGCTCCTGAACCGGTTGCAGCTCCAGTTCGAGGGCCTGTACTCGGTCCTGAGCCTCGCGCTGGCGCTGACCATCTTCAGCGGCACGGCCGTGCTGGGCGGCAGTGGCTTTCTGGCGATCTACATCGCCGGGGTCATCCTGGGCAACGCCGACTTCATCCACAAGCGCAGCCTGATCTCGTTTCACGACGGGCTGTCGTGGCTCATGCAGGTCGCCATGTTCCTGACGCTGGGCCTGCTCGTCAACCCGCGCGAACTGGTGCCGACCGCCGGGCTGGCACTGGCCTGCGCCCTGGTGCTGGTGTTCGTGGCGCGCCCCCTGAGCGTGTACCTCAGCCTCGCGCGCGCCAAGATGCCTTTCAACGAAAAGAGCATGGTCGCCTGGGTGGGTCTGCGCGGAGCCGTGCCCATCGTGCTGGCGACCTTTCCGCTGCTGGCGGGGGTGCCCGAGGCCCAGACCCTGTTCAACATCGTGTTCTTCATCGTCCTGACCAGCGTGCTGCTCCAGGGCACCACACTGGGGCTGGTCGCCCGCTGGCTGGGCGTGCGCGAGGCGCTGCCGCTGCGCACCGCCTACCCCATCACCTACACGCCCACCGGCCAGGGCAA
Proteins encoded in this region:
- a CDS encoding phenylalanine--tRNA ligase subunit beta, which encodes MKLPYSWLKDLVPGLPPVHELEPILAGLGLPLEGVEEVPAPPAGVLLVAVTEASPIEGTALTRLTLDVGEHGERVIASGAPNAVGLAAGTMLALVTPGTTLGGVEYGVRPLQGVASWGMAASAKELGIGEASAGLLLFPAGTATPGTPMRELWSADAVLDVEVTPNRADVLSALGLARDLAAFLNLELREPPAGAPAQGEGQVRVTLPPRGLVLERDPSRKLRFGCDHFAARAVSGVHNGPAPLWMQRRLTLSGMRSIDLIVDTSNYVMLELGQPTALYDRRDVAGDQIMVAFGLRQGERVKDLLGKTHETGPEDLLILDGAAGSLPTVAEAFASAGEPKAGVHVLGIAGIVGGDHGHVRADTADVVIESAHFDPVLLRRTSTRLGLKTDAVYRYERGVDPLLAPRAACRVAGLLAEYGGGAPEGGMTVVGKPELPGQINATGDQIRALLGMHVDTAEMRALLTRLGAEVAGEGDTLTVTPPSWRVDMAIWQDLAEEVARLHGYAELPETLPGLRVHDSNVGASAANTARTALRRALSGLGFQEVVTYTFTSDEEAARARTEAPGVRLRNPLTADRTSLRTALYPSLLKAAQGHPTGERTLLFELGRVFPASGEAERLGLLMRGPLAPKTDQPGVAGGLRVFTGLVAGFAASRGAAFELRQLRGEAVPAALHPGIAGEVVWNGQAVGFLGALHPETAQAFGLGGDTFVLEVSLPLPEREWAFRDPSRAPAAWRDLAVTLPLEVSYGELAALLRAEAGGLLESVEPFDVYQGEQVGEGRRSVAVRLVFRGEKTLTDAEVDPVMERLIGAVRDRNWSIREK
- a CDS encoding NUDIX domain-containing protein, whose protein sequence is MSVPETTTGRERAVGILTRPGEVLLMLRRKAGRAYATLPGGGIEAGETPAQACAREMLEEVNLVVTVEEELAVLETLGSREHYFRVSAVSGEMRLGDGPEGIRQSDENRYDPQWVALERLDAVNLLPETIRPAVRGLLETL
- a CDS encoding aspartate/glutamate racemase family protein, with protein sequence MTHLPQRTLGILGGMSWTSTAEYYRQINTAYADREGGLHSAPLLLHSFDFAQVVALQKAGAWDEAAELLGGAARRLQDAGAGAMLIATNTMHLVAPQIADMLDIPLLHIVDSTGTALKAAGVERVGLIATAFTMEQPFYKDRLQERFGIETIVPEAAERAEVHRVIFDELCRNDIRPEAREGYRAVMEGLAARGAQGIILGCTEIPLLVGPQDSPVPTFDTTALHAQAAVSWLLDGVTP
- the pheS gene encoding phenylalanine--tRNA ligase subunit alpha translates to MQETALNEIAGATTLEALQAVKTKYVGKSGLVTKELGSLGKLPPEERKARGAEINAVRAALQTALDEREVILKREALDARLASEAVDVTLPGLGLPTGGLHPINRVYDDLLGIYERLGYAVVEGPEVEDEHHNFEALNVPWYHPARDLQDTFWLEDGRLLRTHTSPMQIRYMVDHEPDLKIVVRGKVYRYEATDATHEAMFHQLEGLVVGDGISMADLKGTIAEMARGLYGPSARVRFQPSYYPFVEPGADFAVWWENPRGESKWLELGGCGMVHPNVFKAVDDLREAEGKLRIYEGKTGFAFGLGPERIAMLKYGIPDIRYFYANDPRVLGQFRGELG
- a CDS encoding response regulator, whose protein sequence is MRAIEILLVEDNPADILLTEEAFGEADFLHRLHVARDGVEALAFLRREGAYAGAPAPDVVLMDLNMPRMSGLEALDILKEDEALRRIPVIVLTTSRAESDIWRSYNLHANAYIPKPVTVGEFVEVIRSFEAFWFGAAALPPREGP
- a CDS encoding ATP-binding protein, with protein sequence MPAPQPTSAPPAPAVSGLAPGAPGPGGPDTGVPPHGATLSGLILRPLLAPLLLLVLLAAAVLYGVGVNGRSVQEVTASQARLNLIRSLESDIVNLENSQRGFVITGDDSYLEPYARAQVSFTRDVGRLSTQGATARQLGSLDLLNTEVRAWATGAATQEITARRRSLAGAAALVAEGLGRRQLAQARELLGLMAENENQRLAAALDQSRRTLRAVQWGTPAGVLLCAALLLWASRRSARTVSRGVQDFTRGAGELAAGNYGRPLARTGVRELDVLGGQFGRMAQAVQQRERALAEAGEALRESNVNLSRSNRELERFAYVASHDLQEPLRTIGSYTELLARRYGGQLDARADQYIAFTISATQRLKNLIQDLLAFSRVRSAKPVSAPVDLAELSAQIVADLGTKVAETGAVIEVGPLPTVQGNAELLRHMVLNLLTNALKFRAPGRTPHVTVGARREAGRWVVSVSDNGIGIEAQYFGRIFGVFERLHANDAYEGSGIGLAVTRSAAEHHGGEVWVDSVPGEGSIFSFSLPDAPAGAAPLGDLPHESY
- a CDS encoding potassium/proton antiporter, yielding MGEVHAEPYLLVVGVLLIASLLVSRLGGRLGIPGLLLFLGVGMVAGSDGLGIQFHDYALAQTLGIVALCFILFQGGLDTSWAHTRPVVRRGLSLATIGVLVTAGVMAGFVHLVFGWPWLTSWLLGAVVSSTDASAVFSVLKERALGLKGDVAPLLEFESGGNDPMAVFLTVGLLELIGHPGMGVLEIVPLFLREMLLGALLGVLLGRAALWLLNRLQLQFEGLYSVLSLALALTIFSGTAVLGGSGFLAIYIAGVILGNADFIHKRSLISFHDGLSWLMQVAMFLTLGLLVNPRELVPTAGLALACALVLVFVARPLSVYLSLARAKMPFNEKSMVAWVGLRGAVPIVLATFPLLAGVPEAQTLFNIVFFIVLTSVLLQGTTLGLVARWLGVREALPLRTAYPITYTPTGQGKGGMVEVDVRAGGEADGARIVDLHLPPEALVILIHRAGEFLIPKGATELQAGDSVLVLAQDRDLGAVRQKLGGAVRPGQLP